Proteins from a single region of Desulfatirhabdium butyrativorans DSM 18734:
- a CDS encoding sensor histidine kinase: protein MQTASTFLNTWFSRPVHRSRFLWFIVLIGLGIAGNILKIELFFNVDFLFGSMFALITLQFFGLLPGILAAAVISTWTIVLWNHPYAIIIQAAEVAVVGWVTTRRNIGLIAADVLYWICCGMPLVALFYMGIMHVSVHGVLLVMVKQAINGIMNALFARLIVIGFSIRHRHTPVSIRDIVQVSSFFILLVPVVALIAIESRIDSSRTDTRIQTTLRQQSKQLAYLIDLWINHRKTTICRLAKLAASENADQTGRTLQILQEADSHYDAIALTDPQGTVLLSAPDLDRTGSATTGKTLTDRPWYPIRKDIQQAMLTDVFADDRRNSASPVAAMVAPVAAGDRLLGYIEGILNLDPIRNQLEAAAFDEALSFSLIDRNGKVVFTDRPGQPAMKPIERPKGTLRRIDESIGLWLPDMPANSSIMERWKNTRYITMRLIDEVSGWRLVLEHSLGPDRKDLFDKYSQELTMLFAFLLAALALTEWLSRCSIAIFDQLCTITGRLPDRLLDGSEDPAVEPWPRSMVTESKTLIDNFDKMVRILVAKYREIQQSSDALRKRTQELWEANQSQKLEISARQKAEALLQKLLSEKEVLLREIHHRVKNNLAAIIGLIDLQSRKMSDSLHRDSMTELCARIRSMSLVHEQLYHSDNLSRIDFQAYLESLVQHIVASYEHQEDIVIHTNAQGVLMGLDEAVPCGLIVTELLTNAFKYAFPPEIACHWNRSCIVEVSAARDNDTVCLSVSDNGVGLPSDPDWAHIETLGLTLVKMLGQHQLRGKIEVDRTSGTTIRIIFPVKK, encoded by the coding sequence ATGCAAACCGCCTCAACCTTCTTGAACACCTGGTTTTCCCGGCCCGTTCACCGATCCCGATTTCTGTGGTTCATCGTCCTGATCGGGCTGGGGATTGCTGGCAACATTCTGAAAATAGAGCTTTTCTTCAATGTCGATTTCCTTTTCGGCAGCATGTTCGCCCTGATCACCCTGCAGTTTTTCGGCCTTCTGCCAGGAATCCTTGCCGCAGCCGTCATTTCCACCTGGACCATTGTGTTGTGGAACCATCCGTACGCCATCATCATCCAGGCTGCCGAAGTAGCGGTGGTCGGCTGGGTGACCACCCGCCGCAACATCGGGTTGATCGCCGCAGACGTGCTGTACTGGATCTGTTGCGGCATGCCGCTTGTGGCGCTTTTCTACATGGGCATCATGCACGTATCCGTTCACGGTGTGCTGCTCGTGATGGTCAAGCAGGCCATCAACGGGATCATGAATGCCCTGTTTGCCCGATTGATCGTCATCGGATTCAGCATTCGCCATCGGCACACGCCCGTATCGATCCGGGACATTGTTCAAGTTTCGAGCTTTTTCATTCTGCTCGTACCGGTAGTAGCCCTGATCGCCATCGAGAGCAGAATCGACAGCTCCCGAACGGATACCCGTATTCAGACGACGCTTCGCCAACAATCCAAGCAACTCGCTTATCTGATCGATCTCTGGATCAACCATCGAAAAACCACCATCTGCCGACTTGCCAAACTGGCTGCTTCAGAAAATGCCGATCAAACCGGACGGACCCTGCAGATTCTTCAGGAAGCCGACAGCCATTACGACGCAATCGCGTTGACCGATCCACAGGGGACTGTGCTGCTGTCCGCGCCGGACCTGGATCGGACAGGCTCGGCCACGACCGGAAAGACATTGACGGATCGTCCATGGTATCCCATTCGAAAGGATATTCAGCAGGCAATGCTGACCGACGTCTTTGCGGATGATCGCCGGAATTCGGCCTCACCCGTTGCCGCAATGGTGGCACCCGTTGCTGCAGGAGATCGGCTCCTTGGATATATCGAAGGTATCCTGAACCTGGATCCGATCCGCAATCAACTGGAAGCGGCCGCTTTCGATGAAGCCTTATCCTTTTCCCTGATCGACCGGAACGGAAAAGTCGTTTTCACCGATCGACCGGGACAGCCGGCGATGAAACCGATCGAGAGGCCCAAGGGGACACTTCGGCGCATCGATGAATCCATCGGCTTGTGGCTACCCGATATGCCTGCCAACAGTTCGATCATGGAACGGTGGAAAAACACCCGATACATCACCATGCGCCTGATCGACGAAGTAAGCGGGTGGCGGCTGGTGCTGGAGCATTCGCTCGGTCCGGATCGCAAGGACCTCTTTGACAAATACAGCCAGGAGCTGACCATGCTGTTCGCTTTTCTACTTGCGGCACTGGCGCTGACCGAATGGCTGAGCCGCTGCTCCATCGCGATTTTCGATCAGTTGTGTACCATAACGGGCCGTTTGCCGGACCGGTTGCTCGATGGAAGCGAAGATCCGGCTGTGGAACCCTGGCCCAGGAGCATGGTGACAGAGAGCAAGACCCTGATCGATAATTTCGATAAAATGGTCCGCATCCTTGTGGCAAAATACCGCGAAATCCAGCAATCCAGCGATGCGCTTCGGAAGCGAACCCAGGAGCTCTGGGAAGCCAACCAGTCGCAGAAACTCGAAATTTCGGCGCGGCAGAAAGCGGAAGCGCTGCTGCAGAAGCTGCTCTCCGAAAAAGAAGTGCTGCTGCGGGAAATTCATCACCGGGTCAAGAACAACCTGGCCGCCATCATCGGTCTGATCGATCTGCAAAGCCGGAAAATGTCCGATTCGTTGCATCGGGATTCCATGACGGAGCTGTGTGCCCGGATTCGCTCGATGTCCCTCGTGCATGAGCAACTCTATCATTCCGACAACCTCTCCCGGATCGATTTTCAGGCCTATCTCGAATCGCTGGTCCAACATATCGTCGCCTCCTATGAGCACCAGGAGGACATCGTCATCCACACGAATGCCCAGGGGGTGCTGATGGGTCTCGATGAAGCCGTTCCCTGCGGGCTCATCGTGACGGAGCTTCTGACAAATGCCTTCAAGTACGCATTTCCGCCAGAAATCGCCTGCCACTGGAACAGGAGTTGCATTGTCGAAGTCTCTGCGGCCAGAGATAACGATACAGTTTGCCTGAGCGTTTCGGATAACGGTGTCGGCCTGCCTTCGGATCCCGACTGGGCGCATATCGAGACACTCGGTTTGACCTTGGTGAAAATGCTCGGCCAACATCAGCTCCGCGGAAAAATCGAGGTGGATCGTACGTCCGGAACCACCATTCGGATCATTTTCCCGGTCAAAAAATGA
- a CDS encoding ATP-binding protein: protein MTTETILIVEDDGILAFQLVQILTKQGYTVPDPVATGEEAINVALSIRPDLILMDIQLAGEMDGIDAAEQICASIDTSVLFLTGFSQTSLVERAKQIGPYGYLLKPVSPKELVATVKTILFKHKLDLQLKAEKDSLESSRNELQRKLSDRAIDMIIANNLLRVEVEDRKRREKILEIGLELSEFAKNHDIGDLVLKIIDTIEAMTGSSVGFFHFLDSETAKPSFQCWSTRTRAGCTVSETEESGHDFLDPKGLLAQCIQNRKPATHHELDFAGHPNCWQPQGHPKLTKMLTVPIVRSDRVVAFLGVGNKRMLYDDQDINTASSLANIAWDIVLRKMAEDRMAESEAMLRMTLDGISDPILVINEQGKIIRGNRAFGKYYGIPEEASFSNRFCFELRGNQTPCEGCQRPFHQLAGLSGHFERKGLVYSDRIERIFMDTVRNASGNVEATIIRISDITQIRLMDRQLIQSEKLASLGTLVAGIAHEINNPNNFIVFNIPVLRSYMEFLLTFTDDHAERHPDFEAFGRPYPDFRKDCFNLLQNISHGSQRINQIVSNLRDFVRDRGTGSNHPVDIRKMVEQTLSICMGRIKKTVRNFESDIAAELPVVVTDSQAVEQIMVNLLINAAQACDKTDSWVRLKVLTRKQPPKELVIEVEDNGCGMDERTRQKIFEPFFTTKAVGEGTGLGLSICYRLMQELGGHIDVRSIEGQGSLFRVRIPVSIPGETLLLEHSPC from the coding sequence ATGACGACAGAAACGATCCTGATCGTAGAAGATGACGGCATTCTGGCCTTTCAATTGGTCCAGATTCTCACCAAACAAGGCTATACCGTACCCGATCCCGTCGCAACGGGCGAAGAAGCGATCAATGTGGCGCTGTCGATCCGGCCTGACCTGATCCTAATGGATATCCAACTGGCCGGAGAAATGGATGGCATAGACGCTGCGGAACAGATCTGCGCCAGCATCGACACTTCCGTCCTGTTTCTGACCGGTTTCTCCCAGACCAGCCTGGTCGAAAGGGCCAAACAAATCGGGCCTTACGGCTATCTGCTGAAACCCGTCTCGCCCAAGGAACTGGTCGCCACTGTCAAGACGATACTCTTCAAGCACAAGCTCGATCTTCAGCTCAAAGCGGAAAAAGACTCGCTCGAATCGTCGCGCAACGAATTGCAACGCAAGCTCAGCGACCGGGCAATCGACATGATCATTGCCAACAACCTGCTGCGCGTCGAAGTCGAAGATCGCAAACGCAGGGAGAAAATTCTGGAAATCGGGCTTGAACTGAGCGAATTTGCAAAAAACCACGACATCGGAGATTTGGTCCTGAAAATCATCGATACCATAGAGGCGATGACCGGCAGCAGTGTCGGCTTTTTCCATTTCCTGGATTCCGAAACGGCAAAACCCTCATTCCAGTGCTGGTCCACCCGCACCCGAGCCGGTTGTACCGTATCCGAAACGGAAGAATCCGGGCATGACTTTCTGGATCCGAAAGGCCTCTTGGCCCAGTGCATCCAAAACCGGAAACCCGCGACGCACCACGAACTCGATTTTGCCGGACATCCCAATTGCTGGCAGCCTCAAGGTCATCCCAAACTCACCAAGATGCTCACCGTCCCCATCGTACGATCCGATCGCGTGGTCGCCTTTCTCGGCGTCGGCAACAAAAGAATGCTCTATGACGATCAAGACATAAACACCGCTTCGAGTCTTGCCAACATCGCCTGGGATATCGTGTTGCGAAAGATGGCCGAAGACCGGATGGCCGAAAGCGAAGCCATGTTGCGCATGACGCTTGACGGGATTTCCGATCCGATTCTCGTGATCAACGAGCAGGGAAAGATCATCCGGGGGAACCGGGCGTTCGGAAAATACTATGGGATTCCCGAGGAAGCGTCCTTCAGCAACCGGTTCTGTTTCGAGCTTCGGGGAAACCAAACGCCTTGCGAAGGATGCCAGAGGCCTTTTCATCAACTGGCCGGGCTCAGCGGGCATTTCGAGCGAAAGGGTCTGGTTTACTCGGATCGAATCGAGCGCATTTTTATGGATACCGTTCGAAATGCCTCCGGAAATGTCGAAGCGACCATCATTCGCATCAGTGACATCACCCAGATTCGTCTGATGGATCGACAGCTCATCCAAAGCGAAAAACTCGCTTCCCTGGGGACCCTTGTTGCCGGCATCGCCCATGAAATCAATAATCCGAACAATTTCATCGTATTCAACATTCCGGTGTTGCGATCCTATATGGAGTTTCTGCTGACTTTCACCGACGATCATGCGGAGCGCCATCCCGATTTCGAAGCTTTCGGCAGACCCTACCCGGATTTTCGGAAAGACTGTTTCAATCTGCTGCAGAACATCAGCCACGGCTCTCAGCGAATAAACCAGATCGTGTCGAACCTCAGGGATTTCGTCCGGGACCGGGGCACCGGATCGAATCATCCAGTCGATATCCGGAAGATGGTCGAGCAGACATTGAGTATCTGCATGGGACGCATCAAAAAAACCGTCCGAAATTTCGAGTCGGATATTGCGGCCGAGTTGCCTGTCGTGGTGACAGACTCGCAGGCTGTCGAACAGATCATGGTCAATCTCTTGATCAATGCCGCTCAGGCCTGTGATAAAACGGATTCCTGGGTAAGACTGAAGGTGTTGACCCGGAAACAGCCTCCCAAGGAACTGGTGATCGAGGTCGAAGACAACGGCTGCGGCATGGATGAG